Proteins from a genomic interval of Chryseobacterium indologenes:
- a CDS encoding DUF2911 domain-containing protein codes for MKTIIKSATVLVATMTISLNAFAQDTKKPASPPATATGKIKDANITIAYSSPSVKGRTIWGGLEAYDKVWRAGANEATTFETDKDLTVQGKKLPAGKYSFFLIPKESGTWTAIFNKEPKQWGAYKYEQAKDALRVDVKTKALPATQENLVYKINNNGFTMDWDKISVPVEIK; via the coding sequence ATGAAAACCATCATCAAATCGGCAACCGTACTTGTTGCGACCATGACAATCTCCCTGAATGCCTTTGCACAGGATACTAAAAAACCTGCCAGCCCTCCTGCTACTGCAACGGGAAAAATTAAAGATGCAAACATTACCATCGCCTATAGCAGCCCTTCTGTTAAAGGACGTACCATATGGGGCGGTTTGGAAGCTTATGATAAAGTCTGGCGGGCAGGTGCCAATGAAGCGACTACTTTCGAAACGGATAAAGACCTTACCGTTCAGGGTAAAAAACTACCTGCAGGTAAATATAGTTTTTTCCTGATCCCTAAAGAAAGCGGAACATGGACCGCAATTTTTAACAAAGAGCCAAAGCAATGGGGAGCTTATAAATATGAACAAGCCAAAGATGCCTTACGTGTTGATGTAAAAACAAAAGCTTTACCGGCAACACAGGAAAACTTGGTATATAAGATAAACAATAATGGTTTCACAATGGATTGGGATAAAATCTCGGTTCCTGTAGAAATAAAATAA
- a CDS encoding sodium:solute symporter, which yields MSTIDWTVLIFTLLVVVIYGVFIGRGQKSNESYLKADNKMPWYIVLLGIMATQASAITFLSAPGQAYTDGMRFVQYYFGLPLAMIVICITFIPIFQRLNVYTAYEYLENRFDKKTRVLTSLLFLFSRGLSTGISIYAPSIILSSVLNWNIYLTNVLTGGILLIYTYVGGAKAIAHTQKLQFLIILGTMAFAGYLLIQNMPNGIGFQDALYLAGKSGKLNVITTEFDWKDKYNIWSGLIGGFFLALSYFGTDQSQVGRYITAKDNTNAKMGLLLNGLVKIPMQFAILLIGALLFAFFSLKPAPIYFNERSYQYLKEKQPEQAAIFEKDHQDLQIKFNAESKEILKLKEIHSPQLKQRIQDFKNTQTQVKELHGRVEEAINNSNYNAEKTDTNYIFLYFVKNTLPVGMIGLLFAVIFLASWGSISAALNSLAACSLKDVHLIFSKEIPDDKTELKYSRLHTLAWGIFSIGVAMFATQMGSLIEAVNVLGSLFYGPILGIFLVAFYYKKVDGPNVFIAAILSEITVIAVYQFDVVSFLWLNVIGAAAVIIFSAVGVLFYKHKAVNS from the coding sequence ATGAGTACTATAGACTGGACAGTTCTTATTTTTACACTCTTGGTAGTGGTGATTTATGGTGTATTCATTGGTCGTGGTCAGAAAAGCAACGAATCTTACCTGAAAGCAGATAATAAAATGCCGTGGTACATTGTGCTTTTAGGAATTATGGCTACGCAGGCCAGTGCCATTACATTTTTGTCTGCACCGGGCCAGGCTTATACAGACGGCATGCGTTTCGTACAGTATTACTTTGGATTACCTCTCGCGATGATTGTGATCTGTATCACTTTCATCCCGATTTTTCAACGCTTAAATGTTTATACAGCTTACGAATATTTAGAAAACCGTTTTGATAAAAAAACAAGGGTACTCACGTCGCTGCTTTTTCTTTTTTCCAGAGGTTTATCAACAGGAATCAGCATTTATGCTCCGAGTATTATTTTATCAAGTGTTTTAAACTGGAATATTTACTTAACCAATGTTTTAACAGGAGGTATTTTGTTGATTTATACCTATGTTGGTGGTGCAAAAGCAATTGCCCACACCCAGAAATTACAGTTTCTTATTATTCTGGGGACAATGGCTTTTGCGGGATATCTGCTTATTCAGAATATGCCGAATGGAATTGGTTTTCAGGACGCACTCTATCTCGCCGGGAAATCTGGAAAGCTCAATGTCATTACTACAGAATTCGATTGGAAAGATAAATACAATATCTGGAGTGGGTTAATCGGCGGTTTTTTTCTGGCATTATCTTACTTCGGCACAGATCAGAGCCAGGTGGGGAGGTATATTACAGCGAAAGACAATACCAATGCAAAAATGGGCTTGTTGCTGAACGGATTGGTTAAAATCCCGATGCAGTTTGCTATTCTGCTGATCGGTGCTTTACTTTTCGCATTCTTTTCTCTGAAACCGGCTCCGATTTACTTTAATGAACGGTCTTATCAATATTTAAAGGAAAAGCAACCTGAGCAGGCGGCAATTTTTGAAAAAGATCATCAGGATTTACAAATAAAATTTAATGCCGAATCAAAAGAAATTCTAAAGCTCAAGGAAATTCATTCTCCCCAACTCAAACAAAGAATTCAGGATTTTAAAAATACCCAGACTCAGGTTAAAGAACTTCATGGAAGGGTAGAGGAAGCGATCAACAATTCAAACTATAATGCCGAGAAAACGGATACCAACTATATATTCCTGTATTTTGTAAAAAATACCTTGCCTGTAGGAATGATAGGTTTGTTATTCGCCGTTATTTTTCTGGCCAGCTGGGGTTCCATTTCGGCAGCGTTGAATTCCCTTGCTGCATGCTCATTAAAAGATGTTCATTTAATATTCAGCAAAGAAATTCCTGACGATAAGACTGAATTGAAATATAGCCGGCTGCATACTTTAGCATGGGGAATCTTTTCAATCGGTGTTGCGATGTTTGCGACACAGATGGGATCGCTTATCGAAGCGGTTAATGTATTGGGTTCTCTTTTCTACGGGCCGATACTGGGAATTTTCCTGGTCGCATTTTACTATAAAAAAGTTGACGGCCCGAATGTATTTATTGCTGCCATTTTATCGGAAATTACGGTTATTGCCGTGTATCAGTTCGATGTCGTTTCTTTCCTCTGGCTCAATGTAATCGGGGCAGCAGCAGTCATTATATTTTCTGCCGTTGGGGTATTGTTTTATAAGCATAAAGCAGTAAATTCGTAA
- a CDS encoding PIG-L family deacetylase, producing the protein MFKKVSTVFILGLNTVFCSAQQVRPSKSSEIYRELKTLRQLPKVLYLAAHPDDENTGLLSWLINDQNVETGYLSLTRGDGGQNLLGTEQGAALGLIRTHELLEARKLDGARQFFTRAIDFGFSKNTTDTFKQWNADSITADVVWVIRQFRPDVIICRFPPTAAAGHGQHAASAVVAEKAFKLAGDKNAFPDQLKYVNVWQPKRVLWNTFRFGGVNTTAENQLKVTVGQYDPQLGMGYGELAGLSRSLHKSQGAGTQSVAGIRTEYFAHVSGEPAKATLFDGIPKTWTSQGNADIDQSLDKIISAFSFNNPDLSLPALLALRKKVVALKDADVKKDKLKSLDHIIVSCVGFMGEVVTNQAEAVAGNHYNFRLNLISRAADPVVLENVKWVNQSESFNRKLSKDSLITLQHDIQIPEDAALTEPYWLAKPPVNAATFSVPNDTLVGLPEAESPLNVLLGLKIGSEKFQVQLPLSFKKLDPVRGDVVEALRIFPALELKFTQPLYLVREDEDLQLNLNVKVNSNKPYRKGVLNLMYNGERLGGADVSLNNGKDTTINYVIPKTKLAAINSARRQLDASFVADGATFNKKQVLIQYPHLPSLQYFAPATVTVMKGDIQAKIKKVGYIEGAGDFIPEFLRIAGIQVDVLKDEDFYGNSDESIENNSRNKLSQYDAIILGVRANNTEKKLGRWMPFLWSYAKAGGNLVMQYNTNQDTTVDQLGMYNFSIANKRVTEENASVKFLNPGHKLLNFPNKITADDFKGWVQERGAYFPAQWDAAYEPLFEMYDTGEEPLQGSTLYAKYGKGNFIYTPLAFFRQLPAGNVGAARLFFNFLSAQKN; encoded by the coding sequence ATGTTCAAAAAAGTAAGCACTGTATTTATCCTTGGATTGAATACGGTTTTTTGTTCGGCCCAACAGGTTCGGCCCTCCAAATCATCTGAAATTTACCGCGAGCTCAAAACGCTTAGACAGCTGCCTAAAGTTTTATACCTTGCAGCTCATCCTGATGATGAGAATACGGGATTGCTGTCTTGGCTCATCAATGATCAGAATGTAGAAACGGGCTATTTATCCCTAACACGGGGAGACGGCGGTCAGAATTTATTAGGAACAGAGCAGGGTGCTGCATTGGGCTTAATCAGAACACATGAGCTGTTGGAAGCAAGAAAGTTGGACGGCGCCCGGCAGTTTTTTACCCGTGCGATTGATTTCGGGTTCTCTAAAAATACTACTGATACTTTTAAACAATGGAATGCAGACAGTATTACAGCAGATGTGGTCTGGGTAATCCGTCAATTCCGTCCTGATGTTATCATTTGCCGCTTTCCACCTACTGCTGCGGCAGGTCACGGACAACATGCAGCTTCGGCAGTGGTGGCGGAAAAAGCTTTTAAGCTGGCAGGCGATAAAAATGCTTTTCCGGACCAACTGAAATATGTTAACGTATGGCAACCCAAACGCGTATTGTGGAATACCTTCCGTTTTGGTGGAGTTAATACAACCGCTGAAAATCAACTGAAAGTTACGGTTGGGCAATATGATCCACAATTGGGAATGGGCTATGGTGAACTGGCAGGGCTAAGCAGGAGTTTACATAAAAGCCAGGGTGCCGGAACACAGTCTGTCGCTGGAATCAGAACTGAATATTTTGCCCATGTCAGTGGTGAGCCTGCAAAAGCAACCCTTTTTGACGGAATACCTAAAACCTGGACTTCACAAGGAAACGCTGATATAGACCAGTCTCTGGATAAGATTATTTCCGCTTTCAGCTTCAATAACCCTGACCTCAGCTTACCTGCTTTGCTTGCCTTACGGAAAAAAGTTGTAGCGCTAAAGGATGCAGATGTAAAAAAAGACAAACTGAAATCTCTTGACCATATCATTGTAAGCTGCGTCGGGTTTATGGGCGAGGTGGTTACCAATCAGGCTGAAGCAGTTGCCGGCAATCATTACAATTTCAGGTTAAATCTGATTTCAAGAGCTGCAGACCCTGTTGTGTTAGAAAATGTAAAATGGGTAAATCAATCTGAAAGCTTCAACAGAAAACTATCAAAAGATTCGTTGATTACCCTCCAGCATGACATTCAGATTCCTGAAGATGCAGCACTCACAGAACCTTACTGGTTGGCAAAACCTCCTGTAAATGCAGCAACTTTCTCGGTTCCAAATGATACCTTAGTCGGTTTACCTGAAGCAGAGTCACCTTTGAATGTTTTGCTTGGGTTAAAAATCGGTTCTGAAAAGTTTCAGGTTCAACTTCCTTTATCTTTCAAAAAATTAGACCCCGTGCGTGGTGATGTCGTGGAAGCTTTGCGCATTTTTCCTGCACTGGAACTGAAGTTTACACAACCGCTTTATTTAGTCAGGGAAGATGAAGATTTACAATTGAATTTAAATGTGAAAGTCAATTCTAATAAACCGTATCGTAAAGGTGTTCTAAACCTCATGTATAACGGAGAACGATTAGGTGGAGCTGATGTAAGTCTGAACAATGGAAAAGATACTACCATCAATTACGTTATTCCAAAAACCAAGCTTGCTGCCATTAATTCTGCCCGTCGGCAATTGGATGCCAGCTTTGTTGCAGATGGAGCCACTTTTAATAAAAAACAGGTATTAATTCAGTACCCTCATTTACCATCCCTACAATATTTTGCTCCTGCGACGGTAACCGTAATGAAAGGTGATATTCAGGCGAAGATTAAAAAAGTAGGATATATTGAAGGTGCGGGCGATTTTATTCCTGAGTTCCTACGCATTGCAGGTATTCAGGTTGACGTTCTGAAAGATGAAGATTTTTACGGCAACTCAGATGAATCCATCGAAAATAATAGTCGGAACAAGCTCTCGCAATATGATGCCATTATACTTGGTGTTCGCGCCAATAACACAGAGAAAAAGCTGGGTCGCTGGATGCCCTTTTTATGGTCTTATGCAAAAGCCGGAGGTAATCTGGTGATGCAGTACAACACCAACCAGGATACAACCGTTGATCAATTGGGAATGTACAATTTCAGTATTGCCAATAAGCGGGTCACTGAAGAAAATGCATCGGTTAAGTTCTTAAATCCAGGCCATAAATTGCTGAACTTCCCGAATAAAATTACTGCAGATGATTTTAAAGGCTGGGTACAGGAGCGGGGTGCTTATTTCCCTGCCCAATGGGATGCAGCGTATGAACCGCTTTTTGAAATGTATGATACAGGCGAAGAACCTCTGCAGGGATCAACGTTATATGCCAAATATGGTAAAGGTAATTTTATTTATACCCCGTTGGCGTTTTTCAGACAGCTGCCTGCGGGAAATGTGGGAGCGGCACGTTTATTTTTTAACTTTTTATCTGCACAGAAGAACTGA